The following proteins come from a genomic window of Halomicroarcula saliterrae:
- a CDS encoding cation diffusion facilitator family transporter: MAGSKSVVMAALVANGAIAILKFFGFLLTGSAAMLSETYHSVSDTGNQVFLLIGIRYSGRNADRQHPFGYGKSQFFYSFLVSVFLFGIAGWESLKHGYSELTSHGGHGGGSGGIDFLFIQYTPPAWLDPLWVNYTVLLGAFAFETWALYKARAEMQRQMERNDWGSYREAFRKTSDVTTLTALTEDTIALAGIVIALVGLVLAQMTDNPVYDQLSAVLIGIMLMGFALALAWENKRLLLGESLPKDEGKRLRDIIAASDHVDSIVDFRTVYFGPNEVIVSADIAFIDGIETEAMDDIITGIEEELKAANGDIRKVYIEPEAIVESTDESA, from the coding sequence ATGGCAGGCAGCAAATCAGTCGTTATGGCCGCGCTCGTCGCCAACGGAGCCATTGCTATCCTGAAGTTCTTCGGCTTTCTCCTGACCGGGAGCGCAGCGATGCTATCCGAGACGTATCACTCCGTCTCCGATACCGGGAACCAGGTGTTCCTCCTCATCGGCATCCGCTACTCCGGTCGCAACGCCGACCGACAGCACCCCTTCGGGTACGGGAAATCACAGTTCTTCTACAGCTTTCTTGTCTCGGTGTTCCTGTTCGGCATCGCCGGCTGGGAGAGCCTGAAACACGGCTACAGCGAGCTGACGAGCCACGGCGGCCACGGCGGGGGAAGCGGCGGAATCGACTTCCTCTTCATCCAGTACACGCCCCCGGCGTGGCTGGACCCGCTGTGGGTCAACTACACCGTCTTGCTCGGCGCCTTCGCCTTCGAGACGTGGGCGCTCTACAAGGCCCGTGCGGAGATGCAGCGCCAGATGGAGCGCAACGACTGGGGCAGTTACAGAGAGGCGTTCCGCAAGACCAGCGACGTGACCACGCTGACGGCGCTGACCGAGGACACCATCGCGCTGGCGGGTATCGTCATCGCACTCGTGGGTCTCGTCCTCGCACAGATGACCGACAACCCGGTCTACGACCAGCTGTCGGCGGTCCTCATCGGTATCATGTTGATGGGCTTTGCCCTCGCGCTGGCCTGGGAGAACAAGCGGCTCCTGCTGGGCGAGAGCCTGCCGAAAGACGAGGGCAAGCGGCTCCGTGACATCATCGCGGCGAGCGACCACGTCGACTCCATCGTCGACTTCCGGACGGTGTATTTCGGCCCCAACGAGGTCATCGTCTCCGCCGACATCGCCTTTATCGACGGTATCGAGACCGAGGCGATGGACGATATCATCACCGGCATCGAGGAGGAGCTGAAGGCCGCCAACGGCGACATCCGCAAGGTGTACATCGAGCCCGAAGCGATAGTGGAGTCGACCGACGAGTCGGCGTAG
- a CDS encoding metallophosphoesterase, with amino-acid sequence MLTVISDTHGTDDHRLTGRTLAAVRDADHVVHAGDFTTEAVYDAVDAEASALTAVTGNNETPGLRARLPAVATVEWAGHRLLVAHGHEHSETALGLLARQEDADIVVVGHSHRPEIAELDGRLLVNPGSYADPRRYRPAHAELDTDDGALRVRLRSPEGETFETVTRPQ; translated from the coding sequence ATGCTCACCGTCATCTCCGATACGCACGGCACCGACGACCACCGACTGACCGGTCGCACACTGGCGGCCGTTCGGGACGCCGACCACGTCGTCCACGCCGGGGATTTCACGACCGAAGCGGTCTACGACGCCGTCGACGCGGAGGCCAGCGCGCTCACCGCCGTCACCGGCAACAACGAGACGCCCGGGCTCCGGGCGCGCCTGCCCGCCGTCGCGACCGTCGAGTGGGCGGGACACCGCCTCCTCGTCGCTCACGGCCACGAACACAGCGAGACCGCGCTGGGGCTGCTGGCCCGTCAGGAGGACGCGGACATCGTCGTCGTCGGCCACTCCCACCGCCCCGAAATCGCCGAGCTGGACGGCCGCCTGCTCGTCAACCCCGGGAGCTACGCCGACCCGCGACGCTACCGGCCGGCCCACGCCGAACTCGACACCGACGACGGTGCCTTGCGGGTTCGCCTGCGCTCGCCCGAGGGCGAGACCTTCGAGACGGTCACGCGACCGCAGTGA